In the genome of Conger conger chromosome 8, fConCon1.1, whole genome shotgun sequence, one region contains:
- the LOC133135115 gene encoding probable serine/threonine-protein kinase clkA, with product MFSMFHDCNTNNYSNSWYNNSYNYKCANHCNTNNYSNSWYIKSYNYKCANHCNTNNYSNSWYNNSYNYKCANHGNTNNYSNSWFHDCNTNNYSNSWYNNSYNYKCANHCNTNNYSNSWYNNSYNYKCANHCNTNNYSNSWYNNSYNYKCANHGNTNNYSNSWYNNSYNYKCANHCNTNNYSNSWYNNSYNYKCANHGNTNNYSNSWYNNSYNYKCANHWNTNNYSNSWYNNSYNYKCANHCNTNNYSNSWYNNSYNYKCANHCNTNNYSNSWYNNSYNYKCANHCNTNNYSNSWYNNSYNYKCANHCNTNNYSNSWYNNSYNYKCANHGNTNNYSNSWYNNSYNYKCANHCNTNNYSNSWYNNSYNYKCANHCNTNNYSNSWYNNFYNYKCANHCNTNNYSNSWYIKSYNYKCANHCNTNNYSNSWYNNSYNYKCANHCNTNNYSNSWYNNSYNYKCANHCNTNNYSNSWYNNSYNYKCTNHCNTNIYSNSWYNNSYNYKFANHGNTSNYSNSWYNNSYNYKCANHCSTNNYSNSWYNNSYNYKCANHCNTDNYSNSWYNNSYNYKCANHCNTDNYSNSWYNNSYNYKCANHCNTNNYSNSWYNNSYNYKCANHCNTNNYSNRCSHHHQISSVHLQ from the exons ATGTTTTCCAT GTTTCACGACTGCAACACCAACAACTACAGTAACAGCTGGTACAACAACTCCTACAATTACAAATGCGCCAACCACTGCAACACCAACAACTACAGTAACAGCTGGTACATCAAGTCCTACAACTACAAATGTGCCAACCACTGCAACACCAACAACTACAGTAACAGCTGGTACAACAACTCCTACAACTACAAATGCGCCAACCACGGCAACACCAACAACTACAGTAACAGCTG GTTTCACGACTGCAACACCAACAACTACAGTAACAGCTGGTACAACAACTCCTACAATTACAAATGCGCCAACCACTGCAACACCAACAACTACAGTAACAGCTGGTACAACAACTCCTACAACTACAAATGCGCCAACCACTGCAACACCAACAACTACAGTAACAGCTGGTACAACAACTCCTACAACTACAAATGCGCCAACCACGGCAACACCAACAACTACAGTAACAGCTGGTACAACAACTCCTACAACTACAAATGCGCCAACCACTGCAACACCAACAACTACAGTAACAGCTGGTACAACAACTCCTACAACTACAAATGCGCCAACCACGGCAACACCAACAACTACAGTAACAGCTGGTACAACAACTCCTACAACTACAAATGCGCCAACCACTGGAACACCAACAACTACAGTAACAGCTGGTACAACAACTCCTACAACTACAAATGCGCCAACCACTGCAACACCAACAACTACAGTAACAGCTGGTACAACAACTCCTACAACTACAAATGCGCCAACCACTGCAACACCAACAACTACAGTAACAGCTGGTACAACAACTCCTACAACTACAAATGCGCCAACCACTGCAACACCAACAACTACAGTAACAGCTGGTACAACAACTCCTACAACTACAAATGCGCCAACCACTGTAACACCAACAACTACAGTAACAGCTGGTACAACAACTCCTACAACTACAAATGCGCCAACCACGGCAACACCAACAACTACAGTAACAGCTGGTACAACAACTCCTACAACTACAAATGCGCCAACCACTGCAACACCAACAACTACAGTAACAGCTGGTACAACAACTCCTACAACTACAAATGCGCCAACCACTGCAACACCAACAACTACAGTAACAGCTGGTACAACAACTTCTACAACTACAAATGCGCCAACCACTGCAACACCAACAACTACAGTAACAGCTGGTACATCAAGTCCTACAACTACAAATGCGCCAACCACTGCAACACCAACAACTACAGTAACAGCTGGTACAACAACTCCTACAACTACAAATGCGCCAACCACTGCAACACCAACAACTACAGTAACAGCTGGTACAACAACTCCTACAACTACAAATGCGCCAACCACTGCAACACCAACAACTACAGTAACAGCTGGTACAACAACTCCTACAACTACAAATGCACCAACCactgcaacaccaacatctacaGTAACAGCTGGTACAACAACTCCTACAACTACAAATTCGCCAACCACGGCAACACCAGCAACTACAGTAACAGCTGGTACAACAACTCCTACAACTACAAATGCGCCAACCACTGCAGCACCAACAACTACAGTAACAGCTGGTACAACAACTCCTACAACTACAAATGCGCCAACCACTGCAACACCGACAACTACAGTAACAGCTGGTACAACAACTCCTACAACTACAAATGCGCCAACCACTGCAACACCGACAACTACAGTAACAGCTGGTACAACAACTCCTACAACTACAAATGCGCCAACCACTGCAACACCAACAACTACAGTAACAGCTGGTACAACAACTCCTACAACTACAAATGCGCCAACCACTGCAACACCAACAATTACAGTAACAGATG TTCCCACCACCACCAGATTTCTTCAGTTCACCTCCAGTGA